A window of Sphingomonas adhaesiva contains these coding sequences:
- a CDS encoding sensor histidine kinase, with translation MILIAALWISLLLAGGGFALDRVLAAAVTRNADDQLEYVLRSLLVSAEIGPEGEVIFNREPADQRFLEPYSGLYWQVSAPGREAFPSRSLWDRLLAYGAPHDDRTVHSYDSTQFRDEKLRIVERDVKLPGSAVRWRFQVASSREGLDAQIGILRRTLVRSFVLLGVGLIILAALQTFYGLWPLRKVRLEIAKMRAGRANRIVGDMPLEVLPLVEELNALVAHNETQAEEARRHAGNLAHALKTPLTVIMNAATAQSDDLADTVIREARTMRRQVDHHLARARAVGRRGSAHSRAEVWPSVESVERAVRRLYPHVRIDMDGGKGLIAHIERQDLDEIMGNLVENAAKYGGGSVFVTVGAQAGFVEIMVEDDGMGIPEADRIRIFDRGVRLDTGKPGTGLGLAIVRDVAEIYDGTVTLEESEDLGGLLVRLRLPMAG, from the coding sequence ATGATCCTGATCGCGGCGCTGTGGATTTCGCTGCTCCTGGCGGGCGGCGGGTTCGCGCTGGACCGCGTGCTGGCGGCGGCGGTGACGCGCAACGCCGACGATCAGCTGGAATATGTGCTGCGATCATTGCTCGTCTCGGCCGAAATCGGGCCGGAGGGTGAGGTGATCTTCAACCGGGAACCCGCGGATCAGCGGTTCCTGGAGCCCTATTCGGGGCTGTATTGGCAGGTGTCGGCGCCGGGGCGGGAGGCGTTTCCCTCGCGCTCGCTGTGGGACCGGCTGCTGGCGTACGGTGCACCGCACGACGATCGCACCGTCCACAGCTACGACAGCACGCAATTTCGCGACGAGAAGCTGCGCATCGTCGAGCGCGACGTGAAGCTGCCTGGCTCGGCGGTGCGCTGGCGGTTCCAGGTCGCGTCGAGCCGCGAGGGGCTGGACGCGCAGATCGGCATCCTGCGGCGGACGCTGGTGCGCAGTTTCGTGCTGCTGGGCGTGGGGCTCATCATCCTGGCGGCGTTGCAGACGTTCTACGGGCTGTGGCCGCTGCGCAAGGTAAGGCTGGAGATCGCGAAGATGCGCGCGGGTCGTGCCAACCGCATCGTCGGCGACATGCCGCTGGAGGTGCTGCCGCTGGTCGAGGAGCTGAACGCGCTGGTCGCGCACAACGAGACGCAGGCGGAGGAGGCGCGGCGCCACGCCGGGAACCTGGCACATGCGCTCAAGACGCCGCTGACGGTCATCATGAATGCCGCCACCGCGCAGTCCGACGATCTGGCCGACACCGTGATCCGCGAGGCGCGCACGATGCGCCGGCAGGTCGACCACCATCTGGCGCGCGCGCGCGCGGTGGGGCGGCGGGGATCGGCGCACAGCCGCGCGGAGGTATGGCCCAGCGTGGAGTCGGTCGAGCGCGCGGTGCGGCGGCTCTATCCGCATGTCCGTATCGACATGGACGGCGGCAAGGGCCTGATCGCGCATATCGAGCGTCAGGATCTGGACGAGATCATGGGCAATCTGGTCGAGAACGCCGCCAAATACGGCGGCGGCAGCGTGTTCGTGACGGTGGGAGCGCAGGCCGGTTTCGTCGAGATCATGGTCGAGGACGACGGCATGGGCATCCCGGAGGCGGATCGCATCCGGATCTTCGATCGCGGGGTGCGGCTTGACACGGGGAAGCCGGGGACCGGGCTGGGTCTCGCGATCGTGCGCGACGTGGCGGAGATCTACGACGGGACGGTGACGCTGGAGGAAAGCGAGGACCTGGGCGGGTTGCTGGTGCGGCTGCGGTTGCCGATGGCGGGGTGA
- a CDS encoding response regulator transcription factor yields the protein MRVLIVEDEPNLGQQLKATLEGAGYAIDLATDGEEGHFLGSTESYDAIVLDLGLPEIDGLTVLDRWRKEGKTTPVLVLTARDSWSDKVAGLDAGADDYVAKPFQTEELIARLRALIRRASGNASSELTAGDVRLDTRSGKVTRAGEPVKLTAQEYKLLSYLLHHKGKVVSRTELIEHIYDQDFDRDSNTIEVFVTRIRKKLGQDVITTIRGLGYSLDDPDA from the coding sequence ATGCGCGTGCTCATCGTGGAGGACGAGCCGAACCTCGGCCAGCAGCTGAAGGCGACGCTGGAGGGAGCGGGCTATGCCATCGACCTCGCCACCGACGGCGAGGAAGGGCATTTCCTGGGCTCTACCGAGAGTTACGATGCGATCGTGCTCGACCTGGGGCTGCCCGAGATCGACGGGCTTACCGTCCTCGACCGCTGGCGCAAGGAGGGGAAGACGACCCCGGTGCTGGTGCTGACCGCGCGCGACAGCTGGTCCGACAAGGTCGCCGGGCTGGACGCGGGCGCCGACGACTATGTCGCCAAGCCGTTCCAGACCGAGGAACTGATCGCCCGCCTGCGCGCGCTGATCCGGCGTGCGTCGGGCAACGCCTCCTCCGAGCTGACCGCGGGCGACGTTCGCCTCGACACGCGCTCGGGCAAGGTCACGCGCGCGGGCGAGCCGGTGAAGCTGACCGCGCAGGAATACAAGCTGCTCAGCTACCTGCTGCATCACAAGGGCAAGGTGGTGAGCCGGACGGAGCTGATCGAGCATATCTACGATCAGGATTTCGACCGCGATTCGAACACGATCGAGGTGTTCGTGACGCGCATCCGCAAGAAGCTGGGCCAGGACGTCATCACGACGATCCGTGGGCTCGGCTACAGCCTGGACGACCCGGACGCCTGA